One genomic window of Elaeis guineensis isolate ETL-2024a chromosome 2, EG11, whole genome shotgun sequence includes the following:
- the LOC105039609 gene encoding mitochondrial carrier protein MTM1 isoform X1, with amino-acid sequence MVGPSRHSLPQWMSAASRVDFDGAANVSRSDASASPSSPPHRRSSSSDSDMGFGERALSAAGAAFLSAILVNPLDVAKTRLQAQAAGVPYYPSQPQYGRQMASLCANTILSDIRCSPSCAHGGIFGTEAARPPDRFQYKGTLDVFYKVVRQEGFARLWRGTNAGLALAVPTVGIYLPCYDMFRNWIEEFTTCNAPNLTPYAPLVAGSLARSLACITCSPIELARTRMQAYKEFQNGVKPPGMWKTLLGVLSPHRSTSNHQNLQSYRILWTGVGAQLARDVPFSAICWSTLEPIRRRLLALVGEEGHAVSVLGANFSAGFVAGSLAAAATCPLDVAKTRRQIEKDPARALKMTTRQTLAEIWRDGGLKGLFTGVGPRVGRAGPSVGIVVSFYEVVKYVLHRRHMDL; translated from the exons ATGGTGGGGCCGTCGAGGCATAGCTTGCCGCAATGGATGAGCGCGGCGTCGAGGGTGGATTTTGACGGCGCCGCCAATGTGTCTAGGTCGGATGCGTCCGCTTCGCCGTCGTCTCCGCCTCACCGGCGGTCGTCGTCTTCCGACTCTGATATGGGATTTGGGGAGCGGGCGCTCTCTGCAGCGGGGGCCGCTTTCCTTTCCGCGATTCTCGTGAATCCTCTCGATGTGGCCAAG ACGCGGTTACAGGCTCAGGCAGCTGGAGTTCCCTACTACCCTTCACAGCCTCAGTATGGAAGGCAAATGGCTTCCCTCTGCGCAAATACG ATACTTTCAGATATAAGATGTTCTCCATCATGTGCTCATGGTGGAATATTTGGTACTGAAGCAGCCCGCCCCCCTGATCGTTTTCAGTATAAGGGAACACTGGATGTATTCTATAAAGTTGTTAGACAA GAAGGATTTGCCAGATTGTGGAGGGGCACAAATGCAGGATTAGCGTTAGCTGTGCCGACT GTGGGAATATACTTACCATGTTATGACATGTTCCGCAATTGGATTGAAGAATTCACAACCTGCAATGCTCCTAATTTGACACCGTATGCCCCACTAGTTGCAGGCTCACTTGCACGCTCATTAGCATGCATAACTTGTTCTCCTATTGAGTTGGCAAGAACACGCATGCAG GCATATAAAGAGTTCCAAAATGGAGTGAAGCCCCCCGGAATGTGGAAAACATTGCTGGGCGTTCTATCACCTCACAGGAGTACAAGTAACCATCAAAACT TGCAAAGCTATCGCATTCTGTGGACGGGTGTCGGAGCACAACTTGCCCGTGATGTACCTTTTTCTGCAATCTGCTGGTCAACTCTTGAGCCG ATTCGAAGAAGATTACTTGCGCTGGTTGGTGAGGAAGGCCATGCGGTGAGTGTATTAGGAGCAAACTTTTCAGCTGGTTTTGTAGCAGGTAGCCTTGCTGCGGCCGCTACAtgtcctcttgatgttgcaaAAACTCGGAGACAGATTGAG AAGGATCCAGCAAGGGCGCTAAAAATGACCACGAGGCAAACACTAGCAGAGATTTGGAG GGATGGAGGGTTGAAGGGTCTGTTTACAGGTGTAGGTCCACGAGTTGGGCGTGCTGGACCTTCCGTAGGTATTGTTGTTTCCTTTTATGAAGTTGTCAAGTATGTTTTGCATCGGAGACACATGGACTTATGA
- the LOC105039609 gene encoding mitochondrial carrier protein MTM1 isoform X2 has product MVGPSRHSLPQWMSAASRVDFDGAANVSRSDASASPSSPPHRRSSSSDSDMGFGERALSAAGAAFLSAILVNPLDVAKTRLQAQAAGVPYYPSQPQYGRQMASLCANTILSDIRCSPSCAHGGIFGTEAARPPDRFQYKGTLDVFYKVVRQEGFARLWRGTNAGLALAVPTVGIYLPCYDMFRNWIEEFTTCNAPNLTPYAPLVAGSLARSLACITCSPIELARTRMQAYKEFQNGVKPPGMWKTLLGVLSPHRSTMQSYRILWTGVGAQLARDVPFSAICWSTLEPIRRRLLALVGEEGHAVSVLGANFSAGFVAGSLAAAATCPLDVAKTRRQIEKDPARALKMTTRQTLAEIWRDGGLKGLFTGVGPRVGRAGPSVGIVVSFYEVVKYVLHRRHMDL; this is encoded by the exons ATGGTGGGGCCGTCGAGGCATAGCTTGCCGCAATGGATGAGCGCGGCGTCGAGGGTGGATTTTGACGGCGCCGCCAATGTGTCTAGGTCGGATGCGTCCGCTTCGCCGTCGTCTCCGCCTCACCGGCGGTCGTCGTCTTCCGACTCTGATATGGGATTTGGGGAGCGGGCGCTCTCTGCAGCGGGGGCCGCTTTCCTTTCCGCGATTCTCGTGAATCCTCTCGATGTGGCCAAG ACGCGGTTACAGGCTCAGGCAGCTGGAGTTCCCTACTACCCTTCACAGCCTCAGTATGGAAGGCAAATGGCTTCCCTCTGCGCAAATACG ATACTTTCAGATATAAGATGTTCTCCATCATGTGCTCATGGTGGAATATTTGGTACTGAAGCAGCCCGCCCCCCTGATCGTTTTCAGTATAAGGGAACACTGGATGTATTCTATAAAGTTGTTAGACAA GAAGGATTTGCCAGATTGTGGAGGGGCACAAATGCAGGATTAGCGTTAGCTGTGCCGACT GTGGGAATATACTTACCATGTTATGACATGTTCCGCAATTGGATTGAAGAATTCACAACCTGCAATGCTCCTAATTTGACACCGTATGCCCCACTAGTTGCAGGCTCACTTGCACGCTCATTAGCATGCATAACTTGTTCTCCTATTGAGTTGGCAAGAACACGCATGCAG GCATATAAAGAGTTCCAAAATGGAGTGAAGCCCCCCGGAATGTGGAAAACATTGCTGGGCGTTCTATCACCTCACAGGAGTACAA TGCAAAGCTATCGCATTCTGTGGACGGGTGTCGGAGCACAACTTGCCCGTGATGTACCTTTTTCTGCAATCTGCTGGTCAACTCTTGAGCCG ATTCGAAGAAGATTACTTGCGCTGGTTGGTGAGGAAGGCCATGCGGTGAGTGTATTAGGAGCAAACTTTTCAGCTGGTTTTGTAGCAGGTAGCCTTGCTGCGGCCGCTACAtgtcctcttgatgttgcaaAAACTCGGAGACAGATTGAG AAGGATCCAGCAAGGGCGCTAAAAATGACCACGAGGCAAACACTAGCAGAGATTTGGAG GGATGGAGGGTTGAAGGGTCTGTTTACAGGTGTAGGTCCACGAGTTGGGCGTGCTGGACCTTCCGTAGGTATTGTTGTTTCCTTTTATGAAGTTGTCAAGTATGTTTTGCATCGGAGACACATGGACTTATGA